One window of the Pseudomonadota bacterium genome contains the following:
- a CDS encoding MBL fold metallo-hydrolase — protein MFLRASAEIFPRIHQISLGASCRYAIVADDGLLTLTDPGATSHIGALEQRLKRSGFSLSMVNKVLITHLDADRVAGIGLLRRLNPALQVFGSSAMHFALKNIEFVKEIWEQDAVISSWFPQDLGPGLLPFAEFRDALRIDKSLVESDTVTLGAEIALRTISTPGHRSHSLSYLVVPHEFLITDETFGYYNGRQLAAPGADDSLAASIESINKFKNLEISGIGFSYGGSITGALVRKHLDMILQNTQDLIDEVKKAKAAGVPDTEMRAQIREAFYAPILRDPCLINSLDKSFEAVWRQSSATS, from the coding sequence ATGTTCCTACGTGCCTCAGCGGAGATATTTCCGCGCATTCATCAGATCTCACTCGGTGCTAGCTGTCGGTACGCCATCGTAGCTGATGACGGCTTACTTACCCTAACCGATCCTGGTGCCACGTCGCATATCGGTGCTCTTGAGCAACGCCTCAAACGAAGCGGTTTTTCGCTCTCCATGGTCAATAAGGTCCTAATCACACACCTCGATGCTGACCGAGTAGCGGGTATTGGGCTTCTGCGTCGCCTGAATCCAGCGCTACAGGTATTTGGCAGCTCCGCCATGCATTTTGCTCTTAAAAATATCGAGTTTGTCAAAGAGATCTGGGAGCAGGACGCCGTAATCAGCTCCTGGTTTCCTCAAGACCTTGGGCCAGGTCTCTTACCGTTTGCTGAGTTTCGTGACGCTTTGCGGATCGACAAAAGCCTAGTCGAGTCAGATACCGTGACGCTTGGTGCCGAGATCGCTCTGCGCACCATCTCAACCCCCGGACATAGATCGCACTCGCTATCATACCTCGTAGTGCCACATGAGTTCCTGATCACCGATGAAACCTTCGGCTACTATAACGGTCGACAGCTTGCTGCTCCAGGAGCGGACGATTCCCTAGCTGCATCAATAGAATCGATTAATAAGTTTAAGAACCTAGAGATCTCTGGGATAGGTTTTTCGTATGGGGGCTCAATAACCGGCGCTTTAGTTCGTAAGCACCTAGATATGATACTTCAAAATACTCAAGATCTGATCGATGAGGTCAAGAAGGCCAAGGCTGCCGGTGTGCCGGATACGGAGATGCGCGCTCAGATTCGAGAGGCTTTTTACGCCCCGATACTACGCGACCCATGCCTGATTAATAGTCTAGATAAGAGCTTTGAGGCTGTCTGGCGGCAGAGCAGTGCCACTTCCTAA
- the lexA gene encoding transcriptional repressor LexA: protein MKNKTRKQTRQADDELSPEASSYQSSTLAPVQRQTLEFLRNFLAEHGYAPPLKAIADFIGVKSPSTAHFHLERLENKGFIRRGAEGLLELLDRVTPELGPSAVPLVGVIAAGRPIEAIEQATTIEIPPSMINGRGEVYCLEVSGDSMIDEHICDRDVVVIKKQSAAEDGQIVVALLEDGSATLKRYRRLKNGQVMLIPANPTMQPITVDKVTIQGRLIGVIRELN, encoded by the coding sequence ATGAAAAACAAGACTCGTAAACAGACTAGACAGGCCGATGATGAACTATCACCTGAAGCCTCAAGCTACCAGTCCAGCACCCTTGCCCCAGTTCAGCGGCAAACACTTGAATTTCTTAGGAATTTTCTTGCAGAGCATGGCTATGCTCCACCTCTAAAGGCGATCGCTGATTTTATCGGGGTGAAGTCCCCATCAACCGCTCATTTTCACCTAGAGCGCCTTGAGAACAAGGGTTTTATTCGCAGGGGAGCCGAAGGGCTGCTTGAGTTGCTCGATCGTGTCACCCCTGAGTTAGGGCCAAGCGCCGTACCTTTAGTAGGGGTAATCGCCGCTGGACGGCCAATTGAGGCTATAGAGCAGGCTACTACGATAGAGATCCCCCCCAGCATGATCAATGGTCGTGGCGAGGTGTATTGCCTTGAGGTAAGTGGAGATTCCATGATCGATGAGCATATCTGCGACCGAGACGTTGTAGTAATCAAAAAACAGTCTGCTGCAGAGGATGGGCAGATAGTAGTTGCGCTGCTGGAGGATGGGAGCGCAACTCTTAAGCGTTATCGCCGATTGAAGAACGGTCAAGTTATGCTAATCCCGGCAAACCCGACCATGCAACCGATTACGGTCGATAAGGTTACGATTCAGGGTCGTCTGATCGGCGTGATTCGAGAGCTTAACTAA
- the recA gene encoding recombinase RecA yields the protein MELYARDGETSGASSEKGKALSTAISQLEKKYGKGAIMNLGTSMNTEIESHSTGSLSLDIALGIGGLPKGRICEIYGPESSGKTTLALSAAAEVQRAGGTVVYIDAEHALDVNYAKRLGVDTSKLLVSQPDSGEQALDICEAIVSSNAVDLIVIDSVAALVPRAEIDGEMEDQQPGLQARLMSKALRKLTAITAKSNTTIIFINQIRIKIGVMFGSPETTSGGNALKFYASVRLDVRRIGSIKDAENVIGNRVRVKVVKNKMAPPFREAEFDLLFNEGVSLLGEIVDIGSDKGIVDKAGAWFSFRGERMGQGREGAKQFLRENPEMAKQIRALVMDSVATAADAASTANTPALPEDGEETQTERSPRSRKKLAANS from the coding sequence ATGGAACTATACGCGAGAGATGGAGAGACATCGGGTGCTAGCAGCGAAAAGGGCAAGGCACTTTCAACAGCGATCTCACAACTAGAAAAGAAGTATGGCAAGGGCGCCATTATGAATCTGGGGACCTCCATGAACACGGAGATAGAGTCTCATTCAACAGGCAGCCTTTCGCTCGACATCGCCCTCGGTATCGGTGGACTTCCAAAGGGCAGGATATGCGAGATATACGGACCTGAATCCTCAGGAAAAACAACCCTTGCTCTTAGCGCTGCCGCAGAGGTTCAGCGCGCTGGTGGAACCGTAGTCTATATCGACGCTGAGCATGCTCTCGATGTTAATTACGCAAAGCGCCTTGGTGTAGACACCTCTAAGTTGCTTGTTAGCCAACCAGATTCCGGTGAACAGGCGCTTGATATCTGTGAAGCGATCGTTTCCTCTAATGCAGTTGACCTAATAGTGATCGATTCAGTCGCGGCCCTTGTGCCGCGCGCTGAGATAGATGGCGAGATGGAAGATCAACAGCCCGGTCTTCAGGCGCGCCTTATGAGTAAGGCGCTGCGCAAGCTAACTGCAATCACTGCCAAGTCCAATACAACCATTATCTTCATAAACCAGATCCGCATAAAGATAGGGGTAATGTTCGGCAGTCCAGAGACTACCTCTGGGGGTAATGCACTTAAGTTCTACGCCTCAGTTCGTCTAGATGTTAGGCGTATTGGGTCGATCAAGGACGCAGAGAACGTAATCGGCAACCGCGTTCGTGTTAAGGTCGTTAAAAACAAGATGGCCCCACCGTTCCGTGAAGCGGAGTTCGATCTCCTTTTCAACGAGGGTGTAAGTTTATTGGGTGAGATCGTAGACATCGGATCTGACAAGGGGATCGTTGATAAGGCGGGCGCCTGGTTCAGCTTCCGCGGGGAGCGAATGGGCCAAGGTAGGGAGGGTGCTAAGCAGTTTCTGCGTGAGAACCCAGAGATGGCCAAGCAGATCCGCGCCCTCGTCATGGACTCCGTAGCAACTGCTGCTGACGCGGCATCAACTGCGAATACTCCTGCTCTACCAGAGGATGGCGAGGAGACGCAGACGGAGAGGTCCCCACGTTCACGCAAGAAGCTAGCGGCTAATAGCTAG